The Blautia hydrogenotrophica DSM 10507 genome window below encodes:
- a CDS encoding PTS transporter subunit IIC: MKKILNHIFIDGLSGMAQGLFATLIIGTIIQQIGTLIGGSIGDTIYVLGKVAAAMTSAGIGVGVAYRFKESSLVVLSAATAGMVGGFASKLLAQTVLTEDGSMLFSGPGEPLGAFVAALVGIEVGHLVSGKTKLDILVTPLVSILSGSAVGLIAGPPISAFMTWLGSLINWGTEQQPFLMGIVVSVLMGMILTLPISSAALGIILNLSGIAAGAAVIGCCCNMVGFAVASYRENKIGGLLAQGIGTSMLQVPNIVRKPIIWLPAILSSAILGPVGTMLANMQCNATGSGMGSAGFVGQIMTWETMVAYDSPMAVLIKILLLQFILPAVITLFFSELMRKKGWIKLGDMKLEM, translated from the coding sequence ATGAAAAAAATACTTAACCACATTTTCATTGATGGTTTAAGTGGCATGGCCCAAGGGCTTTTTGCTACCTTAATCATCGGCACAATCATTCAGCAAATTGGAACATTAATCGGCGGTAGCATCGGTGACACCATCTATGTGCTGGGAAAAGTGGCTGCTGCCATGACCAGCGCTGGCATTGGAGTAGGTGTTGCCTACCGCTTTAAAGAGAGTTCACTGGTGGTTTTATCTGCTGCCACCGCCGGCATGGTAGGCGGCTTCGCCAGTAAACTATTGGCACAAACTGTACTCACTGAGGACGGCTCCATGCTGTTTTCTGGGCCCGGGGAACCGCTGGGTGCCTTCGTAGCCGCTCTAGTAGGTATTGAAGTGGGCCACCTCGTATCCGGAAAAACAAAACTTGACATACTGGTGACTCCTCTAGTATCCATCCTGTCAGGCTCCGCCGTGGGATTGATCGCAGGGCCACCGATCTCTGCCTTTATGACTTGGCTAGGCAGTCTGATTAACTGGGGAACGGAGCAGCAGCCTTTCCTTATGGGAATTGTAGTCTCTGTCCTCATGGGAATGATTCTGACTCTTCCCATAAGTTCTGCCGCCCTCGGAATCATTTTGAATCTGTCCGGCATCGCCGCAGGAGCTGCCGTGATTGGATGCTGCTGCAACATGGTCGGTTTCGCTGTCGCCAGTTATCGTGAAAACAAGATTGGCGGACTTCTCGCCCAGGGGATCGGCACTTCCATGCTCCAGGTTCCAAATATTGTCAGAAAACCCATTATCTGGCTTCCGGCCATCCTCTCTAGCGCCATCTTAGGACCTGTGGGAACGATGCTTGCAAACATGCAGTGCAACGCCACTGGTTCCGGTATGGGTTCTGCTGGTTTTGTGGGGCAGATTATGACCTGGGAGACTATGGTTGCCTACGACTCTCCTATGGCAGTCCTGATCAAGATTTTGCTTTTGCAGTTTATTTTGCCGGCAGTAATCACTTTATTTTTCTCAGAACTCATGAGAAAGAAAGGTTGGATAAAATTGGGAGATATGAAACTGGAAATGTAA
- a CDS encoding phosphatase: MIKSVMDLHTHTVASGHAYNSLREMAKAAAEKGLELLGITEHAPKMPGSCQTFYFRNLKVVPRTLYGIELLLGSEVNIMDSEGNLDLSQKDLMSLDLVIASMHTPCMRPASKAENTYAYQKVLENPAVNIIGHPDDGRFPVDYRALVKTAADYGKVLEVNNHSLDPECTRENAKENDWIMLELCMEYKVPIVMSSDAHFDTLIGDFPNIYPLLERLKFPEELVLNRSVEALKPYVNKYRS, encoded by the coding sequence ATGATAAAGAGTGTAATGGATCTTCATACGCATACAGTAGCCAGTGGACATGCATACAATTCGCTGAGAGAGATGGCGAAAGCTGCGGCTGAGAAGGGACTGGAGCTGTTGGGAATTACAGAACATGCGCCGAAAATGCCCGGCAGCTGTCAGACCTTTTATTTTCGCAATCTGAAGGTAGTTCCGAGAACCCTCTATGGGATTGAACTTTTGCTGGGGTCAGAGGTGAATATCATGGATTCCGAGGGAAATCTGGATTTAAGTCAAAAGGACCTGATGAGCCTGGATTTGGTGATTGCCAGTATGCATACGCCGTGTATGAGGCCAGCGAGCAAGGCGGAAAACACTTACGCATACCAGAAAGTGTTGGAGAACCCTGCGGTAAATATCATAGGGCATCCTGACGACGGGCGTTTTCCGGTGGATTACAGAGCACTGGTAAAGACGGCAGCCGATTACGGAAAAGTTTTGGAAGTCAACAACCATTCTCTGGACCCGGAATGTACCCGAGAAAATGCAAAGGAGAATGACTGGATTATGCTGGAACTGTGCATGGAATATAAGGTGCCGATTGTCATGAGCAGCGATGCGCATTTTGACACTCTGATCGGGGATTTCCCTAATATATATCCTTTGTTAGAGAGATTAAAATTTCCTGAGGAATTGGTGCTGAACCGTTCTGTGGAAGCGCTGAAACCCTATGTAAATAAATATAGAAGTTAA
- a CDS encoding NAD(P)-dependent malic enzyme, producing the protein MTTNEQALLLHEQWKGKLETVSKTKINTREDLALAYTPGVAEPCKKIAENKEDVYKYTIKSNTIAVVSDGSAVLGLGNIGAHAALPVMEGKAVLFKEFGGVNAFPICLDTQDTDEIVKAVIQLAPAFGGINLEDISAPRCFEIEERLKASLDIPVFHDDQHGTAIVVLAAIINSLRITGKKKEECRIVINGSGAAGIAITKLLLRYGFRHLMLCDSQGIVSSKSPRLNDIKKEMLKITNLEDKTGTLADALVSADIFIGVSAPNVVTSEMVKTMNTDPILFAMANPVPEILPDVAKAAGARIVGTGRSDFPNQINNVVAFPGIFKGALEGRAKQITEEMKLAAAEALASLVTDEQLNEDFIMPEAFDPRVAEAVSEAVKAHIQ; encoded by the coding sequence ATGACTACAAATGAACAAGCTCTTTTGCTGCATGAACAGTGGAAAGGAAAATTAGAAACCGTCTCCAAAACGAAGATCAACACTCGTGAAGACCTTGCGCTCGCCTATACCCCCGGTGTCGCAGAGCCTTGTAAAAAAATTGCTGAGAATAAAGAGGATGTCTATAAATATACCATCAAATCCAATACCATCGCTGTGGTTTCCGATGGAAGTGCTGTCCTAGGACTAGGAAACATCGGCGCGCACGCCGCCTTGCCGGTTATGGAAGGAAAGGCTGTATTATTCAAAGAATTTGGCGGCGTCAACGCATTTCCGATCTGTCTGGACACACAGGATACTGATGAGATCGTCAAAGCTGTCATTCAGCTCGCTCCCGCTTTCGGCGGAATCAATCTGGAAGATATCTCTGCACCCCGCTGTTTCGAGATTGAAGAGCGCTTAAAAGCCTCTTTGGACATCCCGGTATTCCACGATGATCAACACGGAACTGCCATCGTCGTTCTGGCAGCCATTATTAACTCTCTGCGTATCACCGGAAAGAAAAAAGAGGAATGCCGCATCGTCATCAACGGTTCTGGAGCTGCCGGCATCGCCATCACAAAGCTCCTGCTGCGTTATGGTTTCCGTCATCTTATGCTCTGCGACAGCCAGGGAATCGTTTCCAGCAAATCGCCTCGCCTGAATGATATCAAAAAAGAGATGTTAAAGATCACCAATCTGGAGGATAAGACCGGAACTTTAGCCGACGCATTGGTGAGCGCCGATATCTTTATCGGTGTATCTGCCCCCAATGTGGTTACCTCCGAGATGGTAAAGACCATGAACACAGATCCGATTCTCTTTGCCATGGCAAACCCTGTTCCTGAGATACTGCCGGACGTGGCAAAAGCCGCCGGCGCGCGCATTGTAGGCACAGGACGCTCTGATTTTCCAAATCAGATCAACAATGTCGTGGCATTTCCAGGAATCTTCAAAGGCGCTTTAGAAGGACGGGCAAAACAGATCACAGAAGAGATGAAGCTGGCTGCTGCCGAAGCTCTAGCCTCTCTTGTCACAGATGAGCAATTGAACGAAGACTTTATCATGCCGGAGGCTTTTGACCCCAGAGTTGCGGAAGCGGTCAGTGAGGCCGTAAAAGCTCATATTCAATAA
- a CDS encoding DUF4364 family protein, with product MAKPFTLYKLIILYMLNEVDYPLTNSQISEFLLEKEYTNYFHLQQTFSELVDSNLLEVKTVRNASYYRLTEAGRTTLSYFGKEISDTIKEEIQNFLKEKGCEIKDSTSVSADYYKSTNQDYHVRCQLKERGADMLDLTLAVPTKEAAEAICRQWSQKHLEIYEHLMETLLN from the coding sequence ATGGCAAAGCCTTTTACACTTTACAAACTGATTATTCTCTATATGTTAAACGAGGTAGATTACCCACTTACAAATTCTCAGATATCCGAATTTTTGCTGGAAAAAGAATACACGAATTATTTTCATCTCCAGCAGACTTTTTCGGAATTGGTGGACTCCAATCTCTTAGAGGTGAAGACTGTTCGAAACGCCTCTTACTACCGCCTCACAGAAGCTGGCAGAACAACTCTGTCCTATTTTGGCAAAGAGATCTCAGACACTATCAAGGAGGAAATTCAGAACTTTCTGAAGGAAAAAGGCTGCGAGATAAAGGACAGTACTTCCGTGTCTGCCGATTATTACAAATCCACAAATCAAGATTACCATGTCCGCTGTCAACTCAAAGAACGAGGAGCGGATATGCTGGATTTAACTCTGGCTGTCCCCACAAAAGAAGCGGCAGAAGCAATCTGCCGCCAGTGGTCCCAAAAACATCTAGAAATCTATGAACACTTAATGGAGACGCTTTTAAATTAA
- a CDS encoding replication-associated recombination protein A: protein MDLFEYAKEKAMEEESPLASRLRPSTLEEVVGQTHIVGKDKLLYRAIKADKLSSIIFYGPPGTGKTTLAKVIANTTSANFTQINATVAGKKDMEAVIKQAQNDRGMFGKKTILFIDEIHRFNKGQQDYLLPFVEDGTIILIGATTENPYFEVNGALLSRSVIFELKQLEKEEIKTLIRRAVKDPVKGMGNYHADLDEDALEFLADMAGGDARTALNAIELGILTTQRSDDGRIHITLEVAQECIQKRVVRYDKGGDNHYDIISAFIKSMRGSDPDAAVYYLAKMLYAGEDVKFIARRIMICASEDVGNADPHAIMVAVAAAQAVERVGMPESQIILSQAASYIACAPKSNAAVNAISAAMESVKHVKTTVPPHLQDAHYGGHTKLGRGVGYRYAHEYPNHYVKQQYLPTEILGTRFYVPGELGYEKTIQEYLRKIKGDA from the coding sequence ATGGATTTGTTTGAATATGCGAAGGAAAAAGCGATGGAGGAGGAATCTCCGCTGGCTTCTAGGCTGAGGCCTTCTACACTGGAAGAGGTGGTGGGGCAGACACACATTGTGGGCAAGGATAAGCTTCTCTATCGGGCAATTAAGGCGGATAAACTCAGTTCTATTATTTTTTATGGACCACCTGGCACCGGGAAGACGACCTTGGCAAAGGTCATTGCAAACACGACCAGCGCCAACTTTACACAGATCAACGCCACTGTGGCTGGAAAGAAAGATATGGAAGCGGTGATCAAGCAGGCGCAGAATGATCGAGGTATGTTTGGGAAAAAGACGATTCTGTTTATTGATGAGATTCATCGTTTTAACAAGGGACAGCAAGACTATTTGCTGCCGTTTGTGGAAGACGGAACGATTATTCTAATCGGAGCTACTACAGAGAATCCCTATTTTGAGGTGAACGGAGCGCTGTTGTCCAGATCTGTGATTTTCGAGCTGAAGCAGTTGGAAAAAGAGGAGATCAAGACGCTGATTCGAAGGGCTGTGAAAGATCCAGTCAAAGGTATGGGAAATTATCATGCAGATCTGGACGAGGATGCGTTAGAATTTTTGGCTGATATGGCAGGTGGGGATGCTAGAACTGCCTTGAATGCCATTGAATTAGGAATTTTGACTACCCAGAGGTCAGATGACGGAAGGATTCATATCACCTTGGAAGTGGCACAGGAGTGCATCCAGAAGCGGGTTGTGAGATATGACAAGGGCGGAGACAATCACTACGATATTATTTCGGCGTTTATCAAGAGTATGAGAGGCTCTGACCCGGATGCGGCGGTGTACTATCTGGCGAAGATGCTCTATGCAGGGGAGGATGTCAAGTTTATCGCCCGCAGAATTATGATATGCGCTTCGGAGGATGTGGGAAATGCAGACCCCCACGCGATTATGGTGGCTGTGGCGGCAGCTCAGGCTGTAGAGAGGGTCGGTATGCCGGAATCCCAGATTATTTTGTCACAGGCGGCATCCTACATTGCTTGCGCGCCCAAGAGTAACGCGGCAGTTAATGCGATCAGTGCGGCGATGGAGAGTGTCAAACATGTAAAGACTACCGTGCCGCCGCATCTTCAAGACGCACACTATGGCGGACACACGAAGCTAGGCCGAGGCGTGGGATACCGGTATGCTCATGAGTATCCCAACCACTATGTAAAGCAGCAGTATCTTCCGACGGAGATTTTAGGGACACGTTTTTACGTGCCTGGAGAGCTGGGATATGAAAAGACAATTCAGGAATATTTAAGAAAAATAAAGGGAGACGCTTAA
- a CDS encoding RNA polymerase sigma factor, whose product MDAKEVEKCIDEFGTDIYRFCLKLCMNKTEAEDLYQQTFLKALEGIWSLDWEKNPKALLFSLAHNLWKSDRRKQARRNSIAPCSTLDDETANTLHSEENIEEIFSQRELISTVNGIIQNLPEKIRIPLTLFYLSDFSIEQIAEILKKPPGTIKSRLFKGRRLIKKRLEEAGYEG is encoded by the coding sequence TTGGACGCGAAAGAAGTGGAAAAATGTATTGATGAATTTGGCACAGATATCTACAGATTCTGCCTGAAACTCTGTATGAACAAAACCGAAGCCGAAGACCTGTATCAGCAGACTTTTCTGAAGGCTTTAGAAGGCATCTGGTCTCTTGACTGGGAGAAAAATCCAAAAGCTCTGCTTTTCTCCCTTGCCCACAATCTTTGGAAAAGCGACAGGAGAAAACAGGCTCGTCGAAATTCCATCGCTCCTTGCAGTACTTTGGACGATGAGACGGCAAATACACTGCATTCAGAAGAAAATATAGAGGAAATTTTCTCGCAGAGGGAGTTAATCTCCACAGTCAACGGAATCATTCAAAATCTTCCTGAGAAAATCCGGATACCGCTGACATTGTTTTACCTCTCTGATTTTTCCATAGAACAGATTGCAGAGATACTAAAGAAACCGCCTGGAACCATAAAAAGTAGATTGTTTAAAGGTAGACGCCTGATAAAAAAAAGATTGGAGGAAGCTGGCTATGAAGGATAA
- a CDS encoding DUF1836 domain-containing protein, with product MTIDTKNVINSILESISRIDYIKPEDLPEIDLYMDQVTTFMETKLKSSKRYSDDKVLTKTMINNYAKNGLLPSPEKKKYSKEHLLLLIFIYYFKNILSINDIQTLLAPITEKYFRTDNEFDLTKVYSEVFSMEHSQIEYLKKDLLKRYNIADQTFQDSPEEDRQFLQQFSFICLLSFDVYCKKLLIEKLVDGMVPPTKHKEKKSKNKS from the coding sequence ATGACTATTGACACAAAAAATGTAATCAACAGCATTCTGGAGAGCATTTCCCGAATCGACTATATCAAACCGGAAGATCTCCCTGAAATTGATCTTTATATGGATCAGGTCACCACTTTTATGGAGACGAAATTGAAATCTTCCAAACGCTATTCTGATGACAAAGTGCTGACCAAAACGATGATTAACAACTATGCGAAAAACGGCCTTTTACCATCCCCAGAAAAGAAAAAATATTCCAAAGAACATCTGCTTCTCCTTATCTTTATCTATTATTTCAAAAACATACTGTCTATCAATGACATTCAAACTCTTCTGGCTCCGATTACTGAAAAATATTTTCGCACAGACAATGAATTTGATCTGACCAAAGTCTACTCGGAAGTCTTTAGCATGGAACACAGTCAAATCGAATATCTAAAGAAGGACCTACTAAAGCGTTACAACATTGCAGACCAGACATTTCAGGATTCACCGGAAGAAGACCGGCAATTTCTGCAGCAATTTTCTTTCATTTGCCTTCTCAGTTTCGACGTCTACTGTAAAAAATTGTTAATCGAAAAACTCGTGGACGGCATGGTTCCGCCCACGAAACACAAAGAAAAAAAATCTAAGAATAAGTCCTAA
- a CDS encoding TIGR01212 family radical SAM protein (This family includes YhcC from E. coli K-12, an uncharacterized radical SAM protein.) has translation MRWGEKPYHSLDYMLREKFHEKVYKVTLNGGMTCPNRDGTLDSRGCIFCSAGGSGDFAASADLSITEQIESQKAMLSQKRPIRKYIAYFQAYTNTYGELSYLRSIFQEAISHPDIVALSIGTRPDCLDTEILELLGHLNCQKPVWIELGLQTMHERTARYIRRGYPLSCFEDAVKDLRALDIDVIVHTILGLPGETSEDILQTIQYLNRQDIQGIKLQLLHVLKGTDLAKDYLQGAFSTYSMEEYLDILISCLEHLNPEIVVHRLTGDGPSELLLAPLWASRKREVLNRLHHEMKQKETWQGRCAGTT, from the coding sequence ATGCGCTGGGGAGAAAAGCCTTACCATTCCTTGGATTATATGCTCCGGGAAAAATTTCATGAAAAAGTATATAAAGTGACCTTAAATGGCGGGATGACCTGCCCCAATCGCGACGGAACCTTAGACAGCCGGGGCTGCATTTTCTGCAGTGCCGGCGGTTCCGGGGATTTTGCCGCCTCTGCCGACCTGTCAATCACAGAACAGATCGAGAGCCAAAAAGCAATGCTCTCTCAAAAACGGCCCATCCGAAAATACATCGCTTATTTTCAGGCTTACACAAATACCTACGGGGAGCTTTCCTACCTTCGCTCGATCTTCCAGGAGGCGATCTCCCATCCCGATATCGTCGCTCTTTCCATAGGTACCCGTCCCGACTGTCTGGACACAGAGATTTTAGAACTTCTTGGACACCTAAACTGCCAAAAACCCGTCTGGATAGAGCTGGGCCTTCAGACAATGCATGAACGAACCGCACGTTACATTCGCCGCGGGTACCCGCTGTCTTGTTTTGAGGACGCGGTGAAGGACCTCCGCGCTCTGGACATCGACGTTATTGTCCACACAATCCTTGGACTGCCTGGGGAAACTTCTGAAGATATTCTTCAGACAATCCAATATCTGAATCGGCAAGACATACAAGGAATCAAGCTTCAGCTTCTCCATGTTTTAAAGGGAACCGACCTGGCCAAGGATTATCTTCAAGGGGCTTTTTCCACCTACAGCATGGAAGAATACTTGGATATCCTGATCTCTTGTCTGGAACATCTAAACCCTGAAATTGTCGTCCATCGTCTGACTGGAGACGGCCCTAGTGAGCTCTTACTCGCGCCTTTATGGGCCAGCCGAAAAAGGGAAGTTCTCAACCGTCTTCACCATGAGATGAAACAAAAGGAAACCTGGCAGGGACGGTGTGCCGGTACTACTTAA
- a CDS encoding YerC/YecD family TrpR-related protein, which translates to MGKKIRTEAVDHLFDGILSLKTKEECYLFFEDVCTINELLSLSQRFEVAKMLMDKRTYLDISEKTGASTATISRVNRSLNYGNDGYEMVFQRLEEQKKESKE; encoded by the coding sequence ATGGGTAAAAAAATTAGGACAGAAGCAGTGGACCATTTGTTTGATGGAATACTCAGCCTAAAGACGAAAGAAGAGTGTTATCTTTTTTTTGAGGATGTGTGCACGATCAATGAATTGCTTTCTTTATCTCAGCGGTTTGAAGTTGCGAAGATGTTGATGGACAAGCGCACGTATCTGGACATTTCTGAAAAGACAGGAGCGTCCACAGCGACAATCAGTCGAGTAAACCGTTCTTTGAATTATGGAAATGACGGTTATGAGATGGTGTTCCAAAGACTAGAGGAACAAAAGAAAGAGAGCAAGGAATAA
- a CDS encoding polysaccharide deacetylase family protein, translated as MKKKDRVFQGAASALLLFLGVLCYNHFNVREYSEVFREAAAEPAPKVALTFDDGPDPVYTPKLLDGLKERKVHVTFFLIGKKLEGQEDLVRRIQQEGHLIGNHTYSHVDLSKLSESQAKEEIEKTSNSIYEITGEYPTYVRPPFGEWQEELEFEVTMLPILWNIDPIDWQRSDVEGIVRDVEKKVADGSIILLHDCYDSSVEAALRIVDDLLEQGYQFVTADQMILE; from the coding sequence ATGAAGAAAAAGGATAGGGTCTTTCAGGGGGCAGCTTCGGCTTTGCTTTTGTTCTTAGGGGTTTTATGCTATAATCATTTTAATGTCAGAGAGTATTCGGAAGTTTTTCGGGAGGCAGCAGCGGAGCCAGCACCCAAAGTGGCGCTGACCTTTGATGATGGTCCGGATCCCGTCTATACTCCCAAGCTTTTGGATGGGCTAAAAGAGCGAAAAGTTCATGTCACATTTTTTTTGATTGGCAAAAAACTGGAAGGACAGGAGGACTTAGTCAGAAGGATACAACAGGAAGGCCATTTGATAGGAAATCATACGTATAGTCATGTGGACCTGTCTAAGCTATCAGAAAGTCAGGCAAAAGAGGAGATAGAGAAAACCAGCAATTCCATATACGAGATCACAGGTGAATATCCGACCTATGTGCGTCCCCCGTTTGGAGAATGGCAGGAAGAGCTGGAGTTTGAAGTGACGATGCTGCCGATTCTCTGGAATATAGATCCCATTGACTGGCAAAGATCTGATGTGGAAGGGATTGTCCGGGATGTAGAGAAAAAAGTGGCCGATGGATCTATTATTCTGCTGCACGACTGTTATGACAGTTCTGTGGAGGCGGCTCTGAGAATCGTAGATGATCTATTGGAGCAGGGGTATCAGTTTGTAACTGCAGATCAGATGATTTTGGAATGA
- the pcrA gene encoding DNA helicase PcrA produces the protein MSIYENLNPQQKEAVCQTEGPLLILAGAGSGKTRVLTHRIAYLIEEKGVNPWNIMAITFTNKAAQEMKERVDQIVGFGSESVWVTTFHSTCVRILRRYIDRIGFDNRFTIYDADDQKSLMKDICKRLQIDTKLYKERALLAQISHAKDQLVSPEEFELNSQGDYSKMRVAEVYKEYQTQLRRNNALDFDDLIMKTVELFQSCPEVLESYQERFRYIMVDEYQDTNLAQFQFVSLLASKYQNLCVVGDDDQSIYKFRGANIENILGFERVFSNTKVIRLEQNYRSTKNILQAANEVIQNNAQRKPKTLWTDNEEGNKVHFRHFLSGFEEAEYVVGDIAQKHREGICSYRDCAVLYRTNAQSRLFEEKFLMANIPYRLVGGVNFYARKEIKDLLSYLKTVDNAKDDLAVRRIINIPKRGIGATTLLRVQEYATEQDISFYDALKEAEKIPKLGRAAVKIQPFVTMIQSLRSEQRSFSVSELLDDVIERTGYVQDLIAEDTDESRARIENIDELITKATTYDKESENPTLGGFLEEVALVADIDTVDPNQDHVLLMTLHSAKGLEFSQVYLAGMEDGIFPSYMTIGSEDPGDMEEERRLCYVGITRAMKDLTMTSVQQRMIRGQAQYNKVSRFIYELPREVVDMGHKIEKKEIKTEVPRNNTYAQMREAFRAKAFQPRQFEVKKADKLSYEVGDTVRHVKFGVGIVKNIVEGGKDYEVTVDFDQVGVKKMFASFAKLKKI, from the coding sequence ATGAGCATTTATGAGAATTTAAATCCACAACAGAAAGAGGCAGTGTGTCAGACAGAGGGACCTCTGTTGATTTTGGCAGGGGCTGGTTCAGGCAAGACCAGGGTTTTGACTCACCGGATAGCCTATCTGATAGAAGAAAAAGGCGTAAATCCGTGGAATATTATGGCGATTACCTTTACGAACAAGGCAGCACAGGAGATGAAAGAACGGGTGGACCAGATCGTAGGTTTTGGTTCGGAGAGCGTCTGGGTGACGACTTTTCATTCCACTTGTGTGCGTATTTTGAGGCGATACATTGATCGAATTGGATTTGACAATCGTTTTACTATTTATGATGCAGATGACCAGAAGTCATTGATGAAGGATATCTGTAAGCGACTTCAGATTGATACCAAGTTATACAAAGAGCGTGCCCTTTTAGCCCAGATTTCTCACGCGAAGGACCAGTTGGTAAGTCCGGAAGAATTCGAACTGAACAGTCAAGGCGATTACAGCAAAATGAGAGTGGCCGAAGTATACAAGGAGTATCAGACTCAGCTTCGCAGAAACAACGCACTGGATTTTGACGATTTAATCATGAAGACCGTGGAGCTGTTTCAGAGCTGTCCAGAAGTTTTGGAATCTTATCAGGAGAGATTTCGCTATATTATGGTGGACGAATATCAGGATACCAATCTGGCGCAGTTTCAGTTCGTGAGCCTACTGGCGTCTAAATATCAAAACTTGTGTGTCGTAGGCGACGATGATCAGTCTATCTATAAGTTTCGAGGAGCGAATATTGAGAACATCTTAGGATTTGAGCGGGTATTTTCCAATACAAAGGTAATTCGGTTGGAACAAAATTATCGTTCTACCAAAAACATTCTTCAGGCGGCAAATGAGGTGATTCAAAATAACGCACAGAGAAAACCTAAGACACTCTGGACAGACAATGAAGAGGGAAATAAGGTCCATTTTCGGCATTTTTTGAGTGGATTTGAGGAAGCGGAATATGTGGTGGGGGACATCGCCCAGAAGCATCGAGAGGGTATTTGCAGTTATCGAGACTGTGCAGTTTTATATAGGACGAATGCTCAGTCGCGTTTGTTTGAAGAAAAATTTTTGATGGCGAACATTCCTTATAGACTGGTAGGGGGAGTGAATTTCTATGCCCGCAAGGAAATCAAAGATCTGCTCAGTTATCTGAAGACGGTAGACAATGCAAAGGATGATCTGGCTGTCCGCAGAATTATCAATATCCCCAAAAGAGGGATTGGAGCCACGACACTGTTGAGGGTTCAGGAGTATGCGACGGAACAGGATATCAGTTTTTATGACGCGCTCAAAGAGGCAGAAAAAATACCGAAGCTGGGAAGAGCGGCAGTGAAGATACAGCCTTTTGTCACGATGATTCAGAGTCTTCGCAGTGAGCAGAGAAGCTTTTCAGTCAGTGAGCTTTTAGACGATGTTATCGAAAGGACGGGGTATGTTCAGGACTTGATTGCGGAGGATACAGATGAGTCAAGGGCCAGAATCGAGAACATTGATGAGTTGATTACAAAGGCTACCACTTATGACAAAGAAAGTGAGAATCCTACGCTTGGAGGATTTCTTGAGGAAGTAGCCCTGGTCGCGGATATTGACACAGTGGACCCCAATCAGGACCATGTGTTGTTGATGACTTTGCACAGCGCCAAAGGATTGGAATTTTCACAGGTGTATCTGGCGGGGATGGAAGACGGTATTTTTCCAAGTTATATGACGATTGGTTCGGAAGATCCAGGCGATATGGAGGAAGAGCGGCGGCTTTGTTATGTTGGTATCACGAGGGCGATGAAAGATCTGACGATGACAAGTGTGCAGCAGAGAATGATTCGAGGCCAGGCGCAATATAATAAGGTATCCAGATTTATCTACGAACTTCCCAGGGAAGTTGTGGATATGGGACACAAAATTGAGAAAAAAGAGATAAAAACGGAAGTGCCGAGAAACAATACATATGCGCAGATGAGGGAGGCATTTCGGGCGAAAGCGTTCCAGCCCAGACAGTTTGAAGTGAAAAAGGCAGACAAACTAAGTTATGAGGTGGGAGATACGGTGCGACATGTCAAATTTGGAGTAGGAATTGTGAAAAATATCGTAGAAGGCGGAAAAGACTATGAGGTTACGGTGGATTTTGACCAGGTGGGAGTGAAAAAAATGTTTGCTAGTTTTGCGAAGCTAAAGAAGATTTGA